CGTGAGGTCAGTGACGTCGAACCGTCCTCTGCGGGAGCTGGTGGCCGAGGCCAAGGCTGAGGTCATGGAGGAAATCGAGGACAATAGAGAGGAAGGCGAGGAGGACGACGCCATGGAGCTCACTGTGGTACCGAATGTCCCTTCGTTTTACTCCTCATGTCTGAAGGCCTTAACCTGTAGCTTCAATATTCAGTATTCAACATTGACCTTAATGATTTTTGATGACGCTATGATTAAGCTGacatgtgaagaagaagaagtgccACTTTCTGAATGTGTGGTCCACAGTGGAAACAGATTAGATGCAGTTAAAAGAGAAAGTCTTTTCATTCGTCGACATCTCCAGACGATATAATTAAGTTGGAGCTCGTAATAATACGTTTTAATTTTATAGGACCTTTCAAAACAAAGTTGCAAAGTGTTCTACAATAATTAAAACTCAAGCTATacagcaacacaataaaataaaagcacagaaacaaaaagcaAGTTAAATTCAAATATTCTGTAAATTCTTTTGAAAAGCTAACCTTTAAAAAAGTTTGGTTTTCAAGAGAGATTTAATAACCGCAATGGAACGTTCAGCCCTGATTCCCTCAGGCATGTTGTTCTGCAGACTCGGAGCCTTGACTGAAAATATTTGAGCTCATGTACATAATCGCCACACAACATGCACTCACCTATACATGCACTCATGCCCttaagagcacacacacacacacacacattataaaagCTCTTGTGTTTTGAAGAGCGTTATTTGTTGACCACGGTTTTCTTCCCCCTGTAAAAGGTCGTTATCTACAGAAGCCATTCATAAAATAAGAAAGTGAACATGAACACATCAGGTCACCGCCAGCTCTCGACACAAACAAAGGAACAGAAACAGGAACACTGACATTCAGCCACACCCACACGTGGTTAAATATAAGTTTCTGCATTTGACTTTGCTTCTGTACACAaaccccctctcctcctcctcccccatgGAATAAATTATTTAAGGTTACACATTGTTCTGAAGCTATACTCTGAGccttaaatgaaaacacatggtTTCCCTTTCCACCAGTGTCCCTCAAGTGTGGATGATCCTCCACGTAATCTTTCTAGGAAGCTGTCGATTGCTggtgtttttcaaacatttgttcAGTTGTAGGAACATATTAAAGCTTCAGGATAAATGGTCTGGTGAGGCTGacattgctctttttttttcacctgactTGAGAGTATTTGTGCAGGTTTGACACTTAAGGTGACATGGCCCTGAAAGCCAGCCAAGCTGTTACCCAACTGTTTATCTCTTCCTGTATATCACACAGAGCAAGACACAAATGTCTGCCAAGGCAATAGAGAGGCTACGGCTAACCATAAAAATGCCAGATGATattgtttacttgtatttggAGCGGCTGTGGATCTGAAATACCATCTTCGATTGTTGTTCGGTTGTTCATTATAGTCTTTTTTACTAATTTGAGTCATTAGTTAGTGACTGGAATGCAAAGCTGCCAAAAGACAAAATTTCCATTGgcagtttaatttatttgtataaattatttatgtgtgtttggtCTCATCATATAATGTGCAAAAGGTTCactagctttgttgtttttatgtcacacTGTTAAACCCCTGCAGCAGAAATTTGTTAACATGAAATAGTAAGACAGAAACGTGTATTACCAGCAATATTACTGAGGGTTCCACTCTAGTTAACTATTGTTTAAGTGTAAAgtcactaaatacttgacaccttAACCATGTGTTCCAATAAGGTGATAGAGGAGTAATCACATGTGGTCATTATGgcattgctaaaacaaacaaatctaatggtggcttAAGTCCTTCGCACATTACAGTACTGTAGTTCTAGGCCATGCCCCAcatttaaagggccacttcaacccccaaaatgcagttttttactcattaaaacagaaataaatgtgttatttgatgaCAAGACAGTGGATCTGGATCTGAGTCTCATTCGCACAACAGAGGAAGTTaggattgtaaaaaaaaaactgtgattcTGACAATTATAACAAGTTTTATAAAACTGAAAGCAAGACTGCCACATTCCTCCAAAGTCGAGCTTAAGGTCACTTCACACAGGGCGGGCGGATCAAAGCACCGCAGCCATTAGCATCAAGGCTAAAACCAAAGGTtggaaacattaacattttggGAGGAAACCATTAACTTAaacctctttttcctcttcagtcTCCAGGCAAAGAGCCGTGCCAGACCAGTCAGACCAGTATGGAAGGGGACCAGTCTCTGGAGACCCCGAGCCCCACCTCACCGGTACCCGTACCCAGGAAGGGAGCCGAGCCGGACACGCCGCCACCAGAGGAGCGGCCGGGCGCTGCCATGGTGGTCCCTGTTCCTTTACCGCGGCACAATCTTCCTCCAAAGGACGAAGAAGTCCTCCTCGAGTCGGAGAAGTCTGAGAGTGAGGCCTCGACCAAAACGTCGTGCTCAGACTCTGGCATCGAGGATGGAAAGAGTACGCCCACGTCAGAGGACAAGGTGTGCTGACTATACATCTACAATTGTATACGTTGAAATTCCCTTAGTTTTTAAAATATACGCCATTTGCTGCACGTCAGACTGTGACGGTCACATGAATACtactgatctgatctgatctgatctgatctgatcgtGTGAATCCAATTCAGTTATTCTgcctttgtctttttaaaaataacgctgcaaaacaaactttttaagGTTGCCGTGGAGACCCCGGAGACGGAGCAGCCACCGCCCCTCTCCCGTCACGAGGCGTCTGAGGAGCACGTCGGCATCTTCATAGACTCGTCAGACAAATCGAGAAACGGCCACGTGACCAAGGAGGGGAACCGCGTTATTATGTCTAACGGAGACTCAGCGATGCCGAGCCCCGCGGTCACTCCTCCCGCGTCGTCTCCCACACGCTCGTCTGCTCCTGTGCTGTTCCCCAAGTCTCGTAGCGGGACAAACGGCAGCCTGAACCCGGACACCCCAGAGCGGACGTCGATGGGAGGAAACAGCGAGTCTGTGTCGCCTTATATCAACGGAGGGATCATCAACAAGAGGCTCTCCAACGCTGGCAGCATGGGCTCTGAGAGCATCTCTATATCGAGGGTGAGTGAGCAAGAAGCAAATCTTTCCGTACTTGGTAAACTGCTAATCGACTTTACTGAATCTAATATCAACTTTATACAGACGACAATAAAGTCATACTGAGGTTTTTAAAGGATTATGATgcttaaattagattaaaaatacAGTTAAAGTAGTAGAGACAGCAGCTTCTTCCCTCAGTATGAAAACCCCTGCGTGGAACAACTATTCCGGCCTATACGGATATACAGTGATATTAAAAGTTTCAGTATATTATACAAGACTTTATTTGAAcctaacaataaaacatgttcaaGCCTCGCAGTTCTATTGCAGATAGGAAGTTAGGAGGCAGATGAGAGAGttagtgacactttttttaccaaaatatgcaacattttCCGGTCAATGGCACAAACAGTGGCATCTGTGAGGACACAGTTCATTATTCATCACTGTGAGAGGACGTTTCTATGCAGCTCATTGTCACCGAGTTGCTTCTGGATGCTTATGGACtgactgtgattgtgtgtgagtTGAGttgttgtctctgtttgtggtctagtatgtgtagtttttttttttttgttgttgttttttccagagCAGGTGAAGCCGGCAGAATGAATaagctgtctgtgttttttagGATAGAAGTATAGGTgcagtcttgtgtttttatatcgtattaaagtgtgaaagtgtgtacttttttttttttttaaatgagtgagGAGTGACTGGAGGTCAAAGACTTCCTGTAATCCCGTAGCTGTCAGCAGTCGCCTCAGACTCTCAAACTCTTGTGGAGGCTGTTTGCTCAGCTGTAGCTGGCACCATGTGGCGTCTCGGGACAGAGAGTGGACAGTAGTTCACACAATCGAGATGTGTCCCTGCCCGAGCTCCTGCCCTCTCCTTTTATATATAAGCTATTTATAAACCAGGAAGTGACGTCCTTTTATAGTTGCCCTGTGCTGCAGTTCACATCCTCTCCTGTAGTCAATGGACCTTGTACCTGTTTAATTGTCATAAAACAATACTTTTGTGTGGGTTTAAAATTTTAATCTTGAAGAATGTTTGTCATACTTTTATGATGAGGTTGTGCTGTCATTCCTGCATGGCCCCTCCCCCTTTGGAGTGACACATGATGATGTCAGTCCTTTGTTACAGTGGAACCTGATTGACAAGATTATTAATCCATTTGTCACTCAACACTCAAACATAGAGCTTCCTCTCTTTAATCCAAgttaaacaaatcacttcatGGATCAGAAACTTGTAACACTTgtatatgttattgttattgtttttctgcaAAGTTCAAACCTAACATAAATGTCTAAGGTATTAAAGACAGAGGCAAAGAGGCTCCGAGCTAACTGTCAAACAccttgtgtctttgtttctgtgtctcaggACTTTTCGAGTAAGACTTTGAGGCGAACCAGGAAGTTTGTCATAGACGGCGTGGAGGTGAGCGTGACCACCTCGAAGATCATCGGGGACGATCACAAGAAAGACGAGGAAATGAGATTCCTGAGGTATGCAGACGTCTGCGTCCCTCATCGAGATAAACCCTGTGCTTCCACCTGTTCCACCTCACTCCTGTAAAAGAAATCTGTTTTCCATTTTCCGTAAATGGGGGGCCATGATCTCGGGGGGCCCGTTCATTCCTGAGCTCTGACTTAATCTCACAGTGATAAGTGACCTGTTCTATGTTGCTTTCATGACACATCTTACTGTTTGTGGCAAGCTGCTGATTTTGGTTTAgatgatttttttaataatataatccTAAAGGatttaagagggaaaaaaaagcacttgaataaatatgaaatatgctTTTAGATAAGATTTGTTTAGTTGATGATGAACACAATGCACTTTTGAGTTCCTGCCATGTCACTCCTGCCATCTAGTGTTTGAAATATGCCATTGCACCTTGGGTGTGTTTGTTGTCGTTGACCGTtttccactcactctctctgcgtTTCATTATTTGCATAATGCCACTAACGTGACTGTTCTGTTATTCTTGCAACACTAACCATTTTTAAGTTCATACTCGGTAGCTGACGTGCTGAGTTAAAaactcacttttcttttgtttgtttttttagacgTCAGGAGCTGCGGGAACTTCGCCTGCTGCAGAAGGAAGAGCACCGTGCTCAGGCTGTCCTGAACACCAAGCTGGAAACACAGAAGGAACAAATGCAGAGACGCTTTGACCAGGACATGAATGtgagtcgcacacacacacacacacacacgatgtaaTCACATACAATATCACAATTTTGAATCGTGTCAATTCAGGATGTCACGATTATAGATTTTCTTGGTGCAATTATTGTCCGAGAATGAATCACGATATCGCGATTATTATGCGTTAATTGATTTCATAACACTTTGAATGTGTTAAATCACATGAACACTGCTTATAGGTTTCATTTATGTATATCTTTTGATGCCAccataacaaaataatgtagcaaATACACTAAACTGTTagggaaatgtttaaatttttttgttCTATCTAGACCAAATGTTaaggtttattttaaattgttttgatcatttattttattgtatgtggccagatataaaatgtatctattattgtggtttgtttatttcatgtttaaattacaatgacacaaatacatttgtaacaAATGAAACGGACGTGGCATTACGTCTAACTCGCCACGTTACGCTGAAAGCCGAACACGCGTCGTACACAATTAATCGCAAGTAACACTCAATTTAATTTCCTACCGATTCAATGTTATGTTAGTTGAACGTTAACGTAATTTAAGTTTACTCTGGCGTACAGAGCCGGGTGCTTATCCCGCTGATGGTCAAACTTATTACTCGTATTTCCTCATTTCACGGCATGATTCGTGGCATTGCTTTGTTGGAGGGAATAACTCTAACAATCGGGAACGGCTCTACTCTGCACCTCGgatggaacaaaaacacaagctgtAACACGCGGTTGTTGCGTAACTTTTGTTTTCGTTCCGTTTGAGTTGTGCTGAACTACCTGCATGGCTCCGGGCTTCCGGCATAAGCTTTTCTGACGGCGTTTAATACCGCGATTCATTGTGAAATCGAGTCATCGTGACATCCCCGGTGTCAATGCTTCAACTCGGTGTATCGCAGGCCAAGAAGAAGCACTATGACATGgagctggagaacctggagaagcATCAGAAGCAGGCCGTGGAGAAGATGGAGGGCGACCACAGCGATAAACTCAAACATGAGTCCAGGCGCATCAAATCGGACCAGGAGCGAGACCTGCACAAGTTTCAGGATCTgatgaaacacaagaaaaaggaGGTACTTGTGTTTGAATGTTCtcgtttttcctttttattctgCCTCCACATCCTGACAACAGTCACTGAATATAACCGAGTTTACCGTCTGCAGGTGAAACAGTCTGTGGACAAACTGCCGAGGAGTCAGCGCAAAGACACACTGAAACAGAGGATGAATTCCTTCCAGGAAATCAAGACCAAAGACGTAAGTTCTCAcgtttaatttgatttaatgtaGTCGACATCGTAACTCACACGCTCGCGTGTTTCAGGAGGAGAAATTCCTGCTCCAGCAGAAGAACGTCCTGGACACCACGCTGATGAAGATCATCTCCAACAACAAGAGGGAGATCgcagagatggagagggagtGCCTGAACAAGAAGCAAGACCTGATAAGAGGTACacaacgcgcacacacacacacacacacatatatcttGTTGTTCTTTGTTGATCCTTGTTGTGTAGCGCTTGTGTAGTACTGACAATTTGTGTTCCCGATTACTTTGATAAGAGCGCGAAGCAACAATCTGGGACATGGAGGAGAAATTCCTCTATGAAAGACACCAGTTACTGAAGCAGCAGCTCAAAGATCGCTATTTCCTTCAGAGGCACCAGCTTCTGAAGAAACACGAGAAGGTAAAGCCAGTGGACCGTGTACGATTCTACTCACATTTATCTAAATTTTATGTTCTTGTTTCATGTAAATCTCGTTTCCCTCGTCAACGTAGGAGCAAGAGCACATGCAGTGCTACAATCAGAGGATGATTGAGATTTTAAAAAGTCGGCAGCAGCTTGAGAAGCACCGGCTGCCAAAGATCCAGCGCGGCGAAGCCAAGACCCGCATGGCCATGTTCAAGAAGAGCCTCCGCATCCACTCCACGGGAAGCTCCTCGGAGGACCGAGAGAAGATCAAACAGGTGAAAGGAGGAGGACCACGAGAACCGTCCATATGTAAAGCAGCATAAAAGAAAGTCTCTGTACAGTTACTCACCCCCTCTCCTctgtgtcgctctctctctagtTTTCCCAGCAGGAGGAGAAGCGTCAGAAATCCGAGCGgctgcatcagcagcagaaacacgaGAGCCAGATGAGGGAGATGGTCGGTCAGTGTGAGAGCAACATCCGAGAGCTGCAGCAGCTACAGGTGAACCATCTCTCGTCTGGTTTCTGAAGgccaaaagtgttgtttttttttaacgaacGAGCAAAATGTATCGTTTATAGTTCGTAACAAAAGCTTTTCTATTGTGCTCCAGAATGAAAAATGTCACCTGTTGGTTGAGAACGAGACGCAGAGGCTCAAACATCTGGACGAGCAACACGCGCAGCTGATGAAGGACTGGCGGGAACAACTGAAACCAAGAAAGAAGGTGAGATGTTTTCAAAACACGGGAAGCATCAGTAATAACGAGTAGGAGTACAGAGTGATGAGACCAGATCATTCAAATTCTATCTAAATAAAATCCACATGAAATTAAGattgtaaaatacaaaaatccTAGTTTTCCTGTTCCTAATCCTGGATGTATTTTGGGTTTCGTCCGCCTCAGGCTCTCGAAACAGAGCTGAACCAGAAGAAAAAGGAGCAGGAGGCTTTCTTCAGGGTCAGTGAAATCTCCGATTGCCCGAATCCCAGCTCTCCACATAAACTCTCCAAGTTTGTGCCTTTCCAAGACTCTTCGACCACATAAAAGCAGCTACTGTGATCATTTACCCCATCCCATAATCCCTCTGACTCTCTAGCCCTCCATGAGATTCATGCTTAACTCAATAAAATCTGATTctatacaacaaaaaaacaactttagtGAGGATACCAAACTAATTTGGTTGGATAATCCctgtagtttttttgtaatttggtACAGGGAATtcattttttacacacaaaagaaacatttgtttccaCTAAAGCACTTTTTGTTTAACCAAACTTACGAGTGCCGTCTTCCAAATGAGACCAAAACGACACCCAAATATAAGAATCCCTGACAACCTCGTCCCTATTTCCTGTCTTAGCTTTTTTCACCTGCTTGTCCCCAAAGCAGACGCATGTTGTATAGCTGccaaagtatttatttttactgataagaaaaaaggaaaaatcttATCCAAATTTATCACTGTAAAAgttaatataaatgttttttttcttcttttaacaaACACTCACGGTATGAAggctgtttttctctcattatTTGCAATCGTGTTTAAATTATTTCGGGGGTGAGGCTGTTATTTCAAGGTTTTCTAcgtttatattttactttttaaatcattattcaGCAATAACATTTTTTACCGACAAAGGAAGggactaataatgataataaatggcATAGTGTGGATGTGATGTTAtcgtttctgttgttttcttactGTAAAAATCAGTTACACTGGATGGGAACTGACGAAGCCAAAGTATATAATGGACGTTCTTACAGGGGATTTATTTCTATACTTTTattctataaaaaaaagaaggtattatgtgttttaattgcGCAGTAAACACACTGCCTGCTAACCAAAGTGCAATATTACATGTCTGTTCTTTTGCTAAtttgagtttttattgttttttttttatgccttcTTTGCACTGAGAGACGGGAAATGatagaaaacatttaaaccagAATCAGCTTTTTGGACGGAGACGACGTTGATTAAAGttattcttattgtattttctctctctttacgTGATTTCTGTTTGGGTGCAACACGTCCGTCTGCTGTAAGACGTCGTCTCTGCGCGTCTCCGTCGGCTCAAACCTTAAAGTTTGCGACGTAGAAATGAGTTGCCcgccttgtttttgttttagcagTTTGACCTGCAGACGACGGACGCGCAGTCAGGTCAGCGTCAGGTACATGTCGCGtcgctctcacacactctgtcaCTCAAGTATTTAAAGTTGTACAATTTGTGTTTGGTCATGTTtaatgtctctctttctctctctctctctctctctctgtctctataatatacatatacatatatatatatgtatatgtgtgtgtgtatatgtatgtgtatatatatatatatatatatatatatatatatatatacacatgtatgtatgtgtgtatgtatatatatatatgtgtgtatttatatatatacacacatacatatatatatatacatatacatacacacatacatatttctatatatatatatatatatatatatatatatatatatatatatatatatatatatatatatagaaataaagtttAGGGAATAATATTGTTTGTATGGAGGGATCGTGAGTGTGAATGAAAGTGTAGCAGAAGGAACCGCTCTGTtgtaaatgactaaataaatgcAGATGTTTCTAATGAATGGACTGTGGtggggattttctttttctaacaCCTGTGGCAGTCAAAGCACATGATTAAACACCTGGATTTTAACGTTTACTCAAATTCAGTCTGAGTTGATTACAACACAATCTGAATAAACTGGCCGGGGCTACATTCTCCCAAAATAAATGATTAGAGATGGAATACGTGGATGACGAGGGAGCTACAGAGAAAATAGGTAAAAGATTCAATGAATTGTCCCCCTCTTTTGGTCCCCCTTTGCTTGTGTCGAGGACTAACCAGCCGCCCCACCTGAACCCCTGTTTTGATCCCagtgagtctttggtacttttctgtttctcacacaacaggaacgTGATCAGATGTTGATGATAAATAGTTTTATAAATTCAAATGTGCCCCATCTCTTGgtccccaggttgggaaccatggctCACCTGACGGAagctattgaaaaaaaaacaaaaaactgctatTTTTATACTTGAAATGTTCAAATACTGTcaatataatttataaaaaaaaaaaaagatcgaTAAAAGGAAAACGGTCAAAATTATGGTTTTGGGCTCAAGCACTGACAAATACAGTGGGTATTTTTATCTGGTCTATTTTAAAGGCGACTCGTGGTTTTTCTTAACATACTTCATTGTTTGCAGACTcggtcaacaacaacaacaacaacatgttttccCCACTGTGAAGcatctgtaaattaaaaataactgaatgtttttgttgccttCCTCTGAATTCTCTGCATGTTGTACTGTTGCACCATAAAGAGCAGTTAATTCAAACACACGGCGACGGTTGAACTGAAAAATCTTGAGACTTTATTGACTTGAGAGAAAGAAGGACTCACTCACTGTAATGAAAATacagaagacagacaggaacaaagtaaataaaggtTACAACAATGACGCCATCGACCATCTCACAAATCTGCTTTGTGCTGTACTGTACCTCTCTGCTCTTTAGTCAACGTAAATGATACCGGAATAATACAATTTTAGGTGTattcaaacttttattttggcgACACAATAACAACGGGAGGTGGTGTTTGGCGATTAAAGCAACTAGAAGCAGAACACGATTGTTATAGCGTGTAGCCTTGTCTGAATTTGTcccaaatcattttttttaacactttttcttCACTGTAACACATTTATCACATGTAACCAAATTCCCTTTGTTGGCTCTTTCTCCCGTTCGTACCCCCCCAGAAAACCAGTACAGAGTTACAGACCTATAGCGATCGATGGATCGAAGAAGAGACACAATCGTTCCGATATGACTTCTTATtattactgtacaataaaaataattttgacCATGCTTGAGACCAGTCAAGCAAttcatgtaaaacatttttttttatacaacgGTCATCCTTTGCTGTTACTCgagcaccaaaatgtccagactgtacatttaaaatactgtatatcattgCACAAATTTACTGTGGATCCCCCCCTGATATCTCCTGCTACAGAAAGTCAcacttgattatttttatttagggTGTGAAAGGACGCGATTATGTTGTAGGTTGTTTCAGACTCGTCCTCACAGTGatatatatttgatataaaaaacaaagtgtgacaTTGACGTGTGTGCAAACTCATCAGACAGGAGCGCGACGGAGGGCCCAGTCGTTACAAAGTCACTGCGACGTGAATTCAAAAGGAAAAGCgttacatttgcatgtttttctatTACAACAAACAGCATTTCTACTTGGCATATACTGCTACGAACTGTTTTAGCACTTTAGAAAGCCACTGGGGTCCCctggaaagtgtgtgtgtgtgtgtgtgtgtgtgtgtgtgtgtgtgtgcagtctttgtctaagattgttttttttgttttgcatacAGTTTATAAAGCACTGAAGCACTTggcatcatcataataataatattaataataataatagtatagaGGCACCGTATCACAGAAGGCATGGACGTGTACTTACTGCAGCcaaggtgaatgaatgaatggatgaatgaatgaatccaccGTCTTCACCTcgccacaacaaacacacacggcaATAAAAGCAGATAATATCTCACGTAAcgtttataaaaaaacaaaacatcacacgCTCCCATAAGAGCGCGTGTTATTGCTGGTTCAGTTTAGGTACAACATcctttataaaaaacaaacaataaaaaaaaaaggtacctataaataaaaacaaaaaaatgcctATGAGCTACAAAGTAGTGATAATTTGT
This genomic stretch from Solea senegalensis isolate Sse05_10M linkage group LG13, IFAPA_SoseM_1, whole genome shotgun sequence harbors:
- the stk10 gene encoding serine/threonine-protein kinase 10: MMALARFSKILRLPTLEIKKKVKQYEHVRRDVNPNDIWEIVGELGDGAFGKVYKARNKETEALAAAKVIETKSEEELEDYIVEIDILAKCDHRYIVKLLDAFYHDNKLWIMIEFCPGGAVDATMLELDRGLTEPQIKVVCRQMLEALIYLHSMKIIHRDLKAGNILLMLDGDIKLADFGVSAKNTKTLQRRDSFIGTPYWMAPEVVMCETMKDAPYDYKADIWSLGITLIELAQIEPPHHELNPMRVLLKIAKSEPPTLEQPYKWSQEFKDFLKRSLDKNPETRPTAAQLMEHPFVRSVTSNRPLRELVAEAKAEVMEEIEDNREEGEEDDAMELTVSPGKEPCQTSQTSMEGDQSLETPSPTSPVPVPRKGAEPDTPPPEERPGAAMVVPVPLPRHNLPPKDEEVLLESEKSESEASTKTSCSDSGIEDGKSTPTSEDKVAVETPETEQPPPLSRHEASEEHVGIFIDSSDKSRNGHVTKEGNRVIMSNGDSAMPSPAVTPPASSPTRSSAPVLFPKSRSGTNGSLNPDTPERTSMGGNSESVSPYINGGIINKRLSNAGSMGSESISISRDFSSKTLRRTRKFVIDGVEVSVTTSKIIGDDHKKDEEMRFLRRQELRELRLLQKEEHRAQAVLNTKLETQKEQMQRRFDQDMNAKKKHYDMELENLEKHQKQAVEKMEGDHSDKLKHESRRIKSDQERDLHKFQDLMKHKKKEVKQSVDKLPRSQRKDTLKQRMNSFQEIKTKDEEKFLLQQKNVLDTTLMKIISNNKREIAEMERECLNKKQDLIREREATIWDMEEKFLYERHQLLKQQLKDRYFLQRHQLLKKHEKEQEHMQCYNQRMIEILKSRQQLEKHRLPKIQRGEAKTRMAMFKKSLRIHSTGSSSEDREKIKQFSQQEEKRQKSERLHQQQKHESQMREMVGQCESNIRELQQLQNEKCHLLVENETQRLKHLDEQHAQLMKDWREQLKPRKKALETELNQKKKEQEAFFRVSEISDCPNPSSPHKLSKFVPFQDSSTT